The following are encoded in a window of Hippoglossus stenolepis isolate QCI-W04-F060 chromosome 10, HSTE1.2, whole genome shotgun sequence genomic DNA:
- the LOC118116906 gene encoding delta-like protein 4 → MAVWFTSILTIVLSLFTQVQGSGVFELDLHHFQNTKGLLANGLSCSMSGCRTYFRVCLKNFQKPVSPGRCIFGQAATPVLGTDSFSIRPDARLRLPLNFTWPGAFSLVIEAWYSPAADPPGDATSPDFLIGSYAIQRQLGIGHEWSQDGTTHGTQTELRYSYRFICNEHYYGDTCSKICTPRDDHFGHYTCNPDGQIACLPGWKGEYCQEPICLDGCNERNGNCTLPGECKCREGWQGLFCDVCKLHPSCKHGTCKEPWQCTCKEGWGGIFCDQDLNYCTHHKPCANGATCMNTGHGSYTCTCLPGFNGVDCDLEVRECHSQPCHNGGRCLDSNDGYRCECLPGFEGTRCENKMLTCADTPCFHSGRCKERDHGNSYICECPAGYTGLNCEMRVDKCTSLQCANGGHCVAHGNLRMCSCRSGFTGIRCEININDCAPNPCANGSTCIDSINDYTCACPLGYTGRHCDKPTDRCASWPCLNGGTCTAGATGQPACLCPAHHSGPQCQSSDVPLANTPSPNIGWESNDKLSLAAISLGAGLVALLVLFCMVVVLIRHIRKQRNKERDSETMNNLSKVDFQKDNLISSLDLKNTNKKIDLEVDCPREKSNHKHINHYHLDYKTSMGYKDEMSLLDKDENCEKTREDKKHLSRMYSERPECRISTICSSRDSMYQSVFVIAEEKNECIIATEV, encoded by the exons ATGGCCGTTTGGTTCACCTCTATCCTCACAATagttttatcattatttactcag GTTCAGGGATCAGGTGTGTTCGAGCTGGATCTCCATCACTTTCAGAATACTAAAGGTTTGCTGGCAAACGGACTCAGCTGCAGCATGAGCGGCTGCAGGACTTATTTCAGGGTTTGCTTGAAGAACTTTCAGAAGCCGGTGTCTCCCGGACGCTGCATATTCGGCCAAGCGGCCACACCTGTCCTGGGCACCGACTCCTTCAGCATCCGGCCGGACGCCAGGCTGCGTCTACCGCTCAACTTCACCTGGCCG GGTGCTTTCTCCCTAGTTATTGAAGCCTGGTATTCTCCTGCAGCGGACCCACCTGGAG ACGCCACCAGCCCTGATTTCTTGATTGGCTCTTATGCCATCCAAAGACAATTGGGAATAGGGCATGAGTGGTCCCAGGATGGGACCACTCACGGGACGCAGACGGAGCTAAGGTACTCATACCGGTTCATCTGCAATGAACATTACTACGGGGACACTTGTTCCAAAATATGCACACCGAGAGACGACCATTTTGGCCACTACACCTGCAACCCTGATGGGCAAATAGCCTGTCTGCCGGGATGGAAGGGAGAATACTGCCAAGAAC cAATCTGTCTTGATGGCTGCAATGAGAGGAATGGAAACTGTACATTGCCCGGAGAGTGCAA GTGCAGAGAGGGCTGGCAGGGACTCttttgtgatgtgtgtaaaCTCCATCCGTCCTGTAAACATGGTACCTGTAAAGAGCCGTGGCAGTGCACCTGCAAAGAAGGCTGGGGAGGCATCTTTTGTGACCAAG ATCTGAACTACTGCACCCATCACAAACCCTGTGCCAACGGGGCCACATGCATGAACACGGGCCACGGCAGCTACACCTGCACCTGCTTGCCAGGCTTTAACGGGGTCGACTGTGATTTAGAGGTCAGGGAGTGTCACAGCCAGCCCTGTCACAACGGAGGCCGCTGCCTG GACTCTAACGACGGCTATAGGTGTGAATGCCTGCCGGGGTTTGAAGGGACTCGCTGTGAGAACAAGATGCTGACCTGTGCAGACACACCCTGCTTCCACAGTGGCAGGTGCAAAGAGAGGGATCATGGGAACAGCTACATATGTGAGTGTCCAGCAGGATACACTGGACTCAACTGTGAGATGAGGGTGGATAAATGTACCTCACTGCAATGCGCCAACG GTGGACATTGTGTGGCCCACGGTAACCTGCGAATGTGCAGCTGTCGCTCAGGCTTCACAGGAATCCGCTGTGAGATCAACATCAACGACTGCGCCCCAAACCCCTGTGCAAACGGCTCCACCTGCATCGACAGCATTAATGACTACACCTGCGCCTGCCCCCTGGGGTACACGGGCCGCCACTGCGACAAGCCCACAGACCGCTGTGCCTCTTGGCCCTGCTTGAATGGAGGGACCTGCACCGCGGGAGCCACAGGCCAGCCGGCCTGCCTCTGCCCTGCCCATCACAGCGGACCCCAGTGCCAGTCCAGCGATGTGCCTTTAGCCAACACCCCCAGCCCAAACATAGGCTGGGAGTCCAATGACAAGCTGAGCCTGGCAGCCATCAGCTTGGGAGCAGGCCTGGTGGCTTTACTGGTGCTTTTCTGCATGGTCGTGGTGCTAATACGTCACATcaggaagcagagaaacaagGAGCGGGACTCAGAGACTATGAACAACCTCTCCAAGGTGGACTTTCAGAAAGACAACCTCATCTCTTCTCTAGACCTCAAGAATACTAATAAAAAGATAGATCTGGAGGTGGACTGTCCCAGGGAAAAGTCgaatcacaaacacatcaaccACTACCACCTGGACTATAAAACCTCTATGGGGTACAAGGACGAAATGTCCCTTTTGGACAAagatgaaaactgtgaaaagaCGAGAGAAGACAAAAAGCATCTGAGTAGAATGTACAG TGAAAGACCAGAGTGTAGAATATCGACAATATGTTCTTCCAGAGATTCGATGTACCAGTCCGTCTTTGTAATAGCAGAGGAGAAAAACGAATGCATCATTGCAACTGAG GTATAA
- the LOC118117028 gene encoding glutathione-specific gamma-glutamylcyclotransferase 1 gives MKPQDIMKEKSSLWIFGYGSLVWKPGFAYKRSSIGHIKGYKRRFWHGDDFYRGDKEKPGRVVTLVEDEEACTWGVAYEVTDSQIEESLQYLKMREVVLGGYITQMVEFIPKDKGQAPLLALVYIATSNNPIYLGPASDKEIAAQITICRGNTGHNIEYLVRLVEFMRLSCPEVEDEHLFSIEAAVLNIFSDCGGIKPPDQKPMLLGAT, from the exons ATGAAGCCTCAGGACATCATGAAGGAAAAGAGCAGCCTGTGGATATTTGGATACGGATCCTTAGTGTGGAAACCTGGGTTTGCTTATAAAAGGAGCAGCATCGGTCACATTAAAGGATACAAGAGACGATTCTGGCATGGAGATGATTTCTACAGAGGGGACAAGGAAAAG CCAGGCAGAGTTGTCACACtggtggaggatgaggag GCTTGCACATGGGGCGTGGCCTACGAAGTCACTGACTCCCAGATTGAAGAATCCCTTCAGTACCTGAAAATGAGAGAGGTGGTGTTGGGCGGCTATATAACACAGATGGTGGAGTTCATCCCCAAGGACAAAGGCCAAGCTCCACTGCTGGCCCTCGTCTACATCGCCACCTCTAACAACCCCATCTACCTGGGGCCGGCCTCGGACAAGGAGATCGCTGCCCAGATCACCATCTGCAGGGGCAACACGGGCCACAACATCGAGTACCTGGTCCGGCTGGTGGAGTTCATGAGGCTGTCCTGCCCCGAGGTGGAGGATGAGCACCTCTTCTCCATCGAGGCAGCGGTTCTGAACATTTTCAGTGACTGTGGGGGGATCAAGCCCCCAGACCAGAAACCAATGCTGTTGGGAGCCACATAG
- the LOC118116586 gene encoding rho-related GTP-binding protein RhoV, giving the protein MAEACQRRDKPNRLREELSCMLVGDGAVGKTSMIISYIFNGYHSEYRQTAFDVFTGLVHVNGLPTRIKLIDTAGQEEFGHLRSLCYAHVDVFILCFSLVNPVSFENITSKWIPQIRAGNPTSPIVLVGTQCDLSHNVDVLIHLHQRSTKPVHCSRARRLARRIRAHDYVECSALTQHNLKHVFDCAVSAAIQHKDTGTIPKKLSLIKRSKLFCVWRKIFGYI; this is encoded by the exons ATGGCAGAGGCCTGTCAGAGACGTGATAAACCCAACAGGCTGAGGGAAGAGCTGAGCTGCATGCTGGTCGGTGATGGAGCTGTGGGGAAGACCAGCATGATCATCAGCTACATCTTCAATGGATACCACAGCGAGTACAGGCAAACCGCTTTTGATGTTTTTACTG GTTTGGTTCATGTGAACGGCCTCCCAACTCGTATCAAACTGATAGATACAGCAGGACAG GAGGAGTTTGGACATCTACGTTCTCTGTGCTACGCCCATGTGGACgtcttcatcctctgcttcaGCCTGGTCAACCCCGTCTCCTTCGAAAACATCACCTCCAAATGGATCCCGCAGATCCGTGCCGGCAACCCGACCTCTCCAATAGTCCTGGTTGGAACTCAGTGCGACCTCAGCCACAATGTGGACGTCCTTATCCATCTGCACCAGCGGAGCACCAAACCAGTGCACTGTAGCCGGGCCAGAAGGCTGGCACGCAGGATCAGAGCTCACGACTACGTGGAGTGTTCAGCTCTGACACAACACAACCTCAAACATGTGTTTGACTGTGCTGTATCTGCTGCCATTCAGCACAAGGACACTGGCACTATACCTAAAAAGCTCAGCCTAATTAAACGTTCAAAGCTTTTTTGTGTTTGGAGGAAGATCTTTGGATACATCTGA